Proteins co-encoded in one Ensifer sp. PDNC004 genomic window:
- a CDS encoding TonB-dependent receptor, translating to MARGRFNSVSRRRGKVALAGVSLLAMSAVAASAQEVRKTNRVESPARAERSSGGATQLAPIVAVGQTGGQPPETGTIGQPSAPYAGGQMATGARLGALGNRPVKETPFSITSYTDKLIRDQQARSIADVTLNDPSVRMDAPAFSERDSFFIRGFSVTNLDTAYDGLFYITNPRRSPLEGIERVEVLKGPSTLVNGGVGRVGGTINLVPKRAADEPLTRLTTTYMSDSQLWSHLDVGRRFGPEGEWGVRFNGSYRGGDTALDHNENEIGVLSLGLDYRGERVRASLDINHSKQNINAPASLFNAAAPGIKIPEAPDGRINTSNPFEYHDSEHNMVAGRVEFDVLDNTTVYAAGGISRYREDFLSTSYTIQNPNGDALAEFGYNPQEIQGVSGEVGLRSEFDTGPVGHQLSVSVSRALNENNRGYFHPGRLGFRSYMTNIYKPVYVPSDWVDTGGLPRSNDLHQFSDLLATSVAISDTLSFADDRFQLTVGGRYQEMRVRGFNTRPGPIPLGQQTYFYEDSRFSPAVAALVNVTDSFSVYANYVEALTEAPTPPSTATNNNEVFAPVVNKQKEIGFKYDLGEVMLGAALFEIRQPNGLTTGGVFAVDGLQVNRGLELSAYGEPVDGVRLLGGVTFMDAKLDKAENSRTGERFDGKRVPGVPDVAVSLYGEYDTPWVEDLTLTGRLVYTGSTYYDQRNTQKVSDWTRVDLGARYSFEREGGKPVEVRATVQNVFGENYWASSARGFLAAGAPRTFMVSTAFEF from the coding sequence AAGTCGCTCTGGCGGGTGTGTCGCTGCTGGCGATGTCCGCCGTAGCGGCGTCGGCGCAGGAGGTGCGCAAGACCAACCGGGTCGAAAGCCCGGCCCGGGCTGAACGCAGCTCGGGCGGCGCGACGCAACTGGCCCCTATTGTGGCCGTCGGTCAAACGGGAGGCCAGCCGCCTGAGACCGGCACCATCGGCCAGCCTTCGGCTCCCTATGCGGGCGGTCAGATGGCGACCGGCGCACGGCTCGGCGCGCTCGGTAACCGTCCTGTCAAGGAAACGCCGTTCAGCATCACCAGCTACACGGACAAGCTGATCCGCGATCAGCAGGCCCGGTCGATCGCCGACGTCACGCTCAACGATCCGTCCGTGCGCATGGATGCGCCGGCATTCAGCGAGCGCGACTCCTTCTTCATCCGCGGCTTCTCGGTCACCAACCTGGATACGGCTTACGACGGCCTGTTCTACATCACCAATCCGCGCCGCAGCCCGCTTGAGGGCATCGAGCGGGTCGAGGTCCTGAAGGGCCCGAGCACCCTGGTCAACGGCGGCGTCGGCCGCGTCGGCGGCACCATCAATCTGGTGCCCAAGCGCGCCGCGGACGAGCCGCTGACGCGGCTGACGACGACCTATATGTCGGACTCGCAACTGTGGTCGCACCTCGATGTCGGTCGCCGTTTCGGACCCGAGGGCGAATGGGGCGTCCGTTTCAACGGATCCTATCGCGGTGGCGACACGGCGCTTGATCACAACGAGAATGAGATCGGCGTGCTGTCGCTCGGCCTCGACTATCGCGGCGAACGGGTACGCGCCTCGCTCGACATCAACCACTCCAAGCAGAACATCAATGCGCCGGCCTCGCTGTTCAACGCGGCAGCGCCGGGCATCAAGATCCCGGAAGCGCCGGACGGCCGGATCAACACGTCCAACCCGTTCGAATACCATGACAGCGAACACAATATGGTCGCTGGCCGCGTCGAGTTCGACGTGCTCGACAACACCACTGTTTACGCCGCCGGCGGCATCAGCCGCTACCGTGAGGACTTCCTGAGCACGTCCTACACCATTCAAAATCCCAATGGCGATGCGCTGGCCGAGTTCGGCTACAATCCACAGGAGATCCAGGGGGTCTCGGGTGAGGTTGGTCTTCGCTCGGAGTTCGATACCGGACCCGTCGGTCATCAGCTCAGCGTTTCTGTGAGCCGAGCGCTCAATGAGAACAACCGCGGTTATTTCCATCCCGGCAGGCTCGGCTTCAGAAGCTACATGACCAACATCTACAAGCCGGTCTATGTGCCGAGCGATTGGGTGGACACGGGCGGGCTGCCGCGCTCGAACGATCTGCACCAGTTCTCGGATCTGCTCGCAACCAGCGTCGCTATCTCCGATACGCTGTCGTTTGCCGACGACAGGTTCCAGCTGACGGTCGGCGGGCGCTATCAGGAAATGCGCGTGCGCGGCTTCAATACGCGTCCGGGGCCAATCCCGCTGGGTCAGCAGACCTATTTCTACGAGGACTCGCGGTTCAGCCCCGCCGTGGCCGCACTTGTCAACGTCACCGACAGTTTTTCGGTCTACGCCAACTACGTGGAAGCGCTGACCGAAGCCCCGACGCCGCCTTCGACTGCCACGAACAACAACGAGGTCTTCGCTCCCGTTGTGAACAAGCAGAAGGAAATCGGCTTCAAGTACGATCTCGGCGAGGTGATGTTGGGCGCAGCGCTGTTCGAGATCAGACAGCCCAACGGTCTGACGACCGGCGGCGTTTTCGCCGTCGACGGCCTGCAGGTCAACCGTGGTCTCGAGCTCTCGGCCTACGGCGAACCGGTTGACGGTGTTCGCCTGCTCGGCGGGGTCACGTTCATGGACGCTAAGCTCGATAAGGCAGAAAACTCGCGGACAGGCGAGCGGTTCGATGGCAAGCGCGTTCCCGGCGTTCCGGATGTGGCCGTCAGCCTCTACGGCGAATACGACACGCCCTGGGTCGAGGACCTGACGCTGACGGGCCGCCTCGTCTATACCGGCAGCACCTACTACGACCAGCGGAACACGCAGAAGGTTTCGGACTGGACACGAGTCGATCTCGGTGCGCGCTATTCCTTCGAGCGGGAAGGCGGCAAGCCGGTGGAAGTCCGCGCGACCGTGCAGAACGTCTTTGGCGAGAACTACTGGGCCTCGTCGGCTCGAGGCTTCCTCGCCGCCGGCGCGCCGCGCACCTTCATGGTCTCGACCGCATTTGAATTCTGA